One window of Burkholderia cepacia GG4 genomic DNA carries:
- a CDS encoding TolC family protein translates to MCVPEPPAASIAAAALATAVALAGCATSSIDLAPQAPDRPWQPQTSAAGDIVPAPALASAQRAPHDYTLPASPALASVSPPAALDATHPYTLPELIDLAESTNPLTRIAWNDARNAALAVGIAKAAYLPNLSATAMGAYQASHGSTSTILGDASSNTTVHGTISALSLQWLLFDFGGRAARVEAAEQASVASNVAFTAVHQQVIHDVTVAYYRYEAARSRAASAQQGLANADAILAASRARLRQGVGTVVELAQATQNRAQANLALVQANGMESDSYLALVSALGISPLSKPSIAALPKRPLPPALASSVDAIVSDAIARRPDLQGAYALEQANRAKIKAAEAAFMPKIFLSASTSYASGGTAISALPAIGDQAPTVNLNGSRYGGGVFLGVTIPLYDGGLRSAVLMQARNDAQSASARLTRTKEEAVRQVVAAQNAVQTSLASHDAATALVDAAQTSYDAALTAYRNGVGSVTDATIAQSQLLAARNAEVDSYAGALSAAAALALATGTIGSSQ, encoded by the coding sequence ATGTGCGTCCCTGAACCGCCGGCCGCGTCGATCGCCGCCGCAGCACTCGCGACCGCTGTCGCGCTGGCCGGCTGCGCGACGTCGTCGATCGATCTGGCGCCGCAGGCGCCCGACCGACCGTGGCAGCCGCAGACCTCGGCTGCCGGCGACATCGTGCCGGCCCCGGCGCTCGCGTCCGCGCAACGCGCACCGCACGACTACACGCTGCCGGCATCGCCCGCGCTCGCGTCGGTATCGCCGCCCGCCGCGCTCGACGCCACGCATCCGTACACGCTGCCCGAGCTGATCGACCTCGCCGAATCGACGAACCCGCTGACCCGCATCGCGTGGAACGACGCGCGCAACGCGGCGCTCGCAGTCGGCATCGCGAAGGCCGCGTACCTGCCGAACCTGTCCGCGACCGCGATGGGCGCATACCAGGCGAGCCACGGCTCGACCTCGACGATCCTCGGCGACGCGTCGAGCAACACGACCGTGCACGGCACGATCTCCGCGCTGTCGCTGCAATGGCTGCTGTTCGATTTCGGCGGTCGCGCGGCGCGCGTCGAGGCGGCCGAACAGGCGTCGGTCGCATCGAACGTCGCGTTCACGGCGGTGCACCAGCAGGTGATCCACGACGTGACCGTCGCGTACTACCGCTACGAAGCCGCACGCTCGCGCGCGGCCAGCGCGCAGCAGGGCCTGGCAAACGCGGACGCGATCCTCGCGGCATCCCGCGCGCGGCTCAGGCAAGGCGTCGGCACGGTCGTCGAGCTCGCGCAGGCGACGCAGAACCGCGCACAGGCGAATCTCGCGCTCGTGCAGGCCAACGGCATGGAAAGCGACAGCTACCTCGCGCTGGTTTCCGCGCTCGGCATCTCGCCGCTGTCGAAGCCGTCGATCGCCGCGCTGCCGAAGCGGCCGCTGCCGCCCGCCCTCGCTTCGTCGGTCGACGCGATCGTGTCGGACGCGATCGCGCGCCGCCCCGATCTGCAGGGCGCGTACGCGCTCGAGCAGGCCAATCGCGCGAAGATCAAGGCTGCGGAAGCCGCGTTCATGCCGAAGATCTTCCTGTCCGCATCGACATCGTATGCAAGCGGCGGCACGGCGATTTCCGCGCTGCCCGCGATCGGCGACCAGGCACCGACCGTCAACCTGAATGGCAGCCGCTACGGCGGCGGCGTGTTCCTCGGCGTGACGATCCCGCTGTACGACGGCGGCCTGCGCTCGGCGGTGCTGATGCAGGCGCGCAACGATGCGCAAAGCGCGTCCGCGCGCCTCACCCGGACCAAGGAAGAAGCCGTCCGCCAGGTCGTCGCCGCGCAGAACGCGGTGCAGACGAGCCTTGCGTCTCACGATGCCGCGACGGCGCTCGTCGATGCCGCGCAAACGAGCTACGACGCGGCACTGACCGCGTACCGGAACGGCGTCGGCTCCGTCACCGACGCGACGATCGCGCAAAGCCAACTGCTCGCCGCGCGCAACGCGGAAGTCGACAGCTACGCCGGCGCGCTGTCGGCCGCCGCCGCGCTCGCGCTCGCGACGGGGACGATCGGATCGTCGCAGTGA
- a CDS encoding FUSC family protein, with amino-acid sequence MAQPAAEVRSPGPREVLRLLAPFPGRSAMAVRVALICALVVLVTSGYGTPEAAISAYVVFFLNRADRVTSVVLAVAMMLLITLVIALVIGVAIVSIEYSVLRVACMAVLSVGLLYLTSASKLRPVGAILAMIVGFGLDQLGLAPVGEAATRALLYAWLMVAIPVGVAIVVNLLIAPSPRKLALAQLATRLRLAARRLRGDEDARAALDASLREGDKQLLTWLKLSTLEGSTPAADVPALRQAIASSTALLVAVALADREPDARLPAAFAEPAAATLDEMAGILEQGGYPVDVTLALPPADTLPPLARVVATDLHTAITHFAEPVKPAAPAAAPPDASASASASASASASASASAANAPAAPPAPHGGFFLPDARTNPDHIRYALKTTVAAMFCYLLYSQLDWSGIHTCFITCYMVSLGSTAETVEKLTLRIAGCIVGALIGTAALVFVVPALSSIGELMALVFVGAWLSAWVAFGSPRIAYAGFQVAFAFFLCVIQGAGPGFDLTLARDRTIGILLGNIVVYLVFTRIWPVSIGKQIDVALTALLDQWRRVALIVQPAERRTLAAEAFARHGAIAQELGLIHYEPSWVRPAATWLATRRRALAELGALEGPLFLLAERAPGDAAIDARLARVVELLDGEPAAHTAAPPPSAAAGTAPAGAPADSAHDALLNLIDTRLAQIADADRQATSKEPAPHVRP; translated from the coding sequence ATGGCCCAGCCTGCCGCTGAGGTCCGCTCGCCGGGCCCGCGCGAAGTCCTGCGACTGCTCGCGCCGTTTCCTGGACGCAGCGCAATGGCCGTGCGGGTCGCGCTGATCTGCGCGCTCGTCGTGCTGGTGACGAGCGGCTACGGCACGCCGGAAGCCGCGATCTCCGCGTATGTCGTGTTCTTCCTGAACCGCGCCGATCGCGTGACGAGCGTCGTGCTCGCGGTCGCGATGATGCTCCTCATCACGCTCGTGATCGCGCTCGTGATCGGCGTCGCGATCGTCAGCATCGAGTATTCGGTGCTGCGCGTCGCGTGCATGGCCGTGCTGTCGGTCGGGCTGCTGTACCTCACTTCGGCGAGCAAGCTGCGCCCCGTCGGCGCGATCCTCGCGATGATCGTCGGCTTCGGGCTCGACCAGCTCGGTCTCGCGCCGGTCGGCGAAGCCGCGACGCGCGCGCTGCTCTATGCATGGCTGATGGTCGCGATTCCGGTCGGCGTCGCGATCGTCGTCAACCTGCTGATCGCACCGTCGCCGCGCAAGCTCGCGCTCGCGCAACTCGCGACACGGCTGCGGCTCGCCGCGCGGCGGCTGCGCGGCGACGAAGACGCGCGCGCGGCCCTCGACGCGAGCCTGCGCGAAGGCGACAAGCAATTGCTCACGTGGCTCAAGCTGTCGACGCTCGAAGGCTCGACGCCGGCCGCCGACGTGCCCGCGCTGCGGCAAGCCATCGCATCGAGCACCGCCCTGCTCGTCGCGGTCGCGCTCGCCGACCGGGAACCGGACGCGCGGCTGCCCGCCGCGTTCGCGGAACCAGCTGCGGCGACGCTCGACGAGATGGCCGGGATCCTCGAACAAGGCGGCTATCCGGTCGACGTAACGCTTGCGCTGCCGCCGGCCGATACGCTGCCGCCACTTGCGCGCGTCGTCGCAACCGACCTGCACACGGCCATCACGCATTTCGCCGAGCCGGTCAAACCGGCTGCACCGGCTGCTGCACCGCCCGACGCGTCGGCGTCGGCGTCGGCGTCGGCGTCGGCTTCGGCTTCGGCTTCGGCTTCGGCGGCGAACGCGCCCGCCGCACCGCCCGCGCCGCACGGCGGCTTCTTCCTGCCGGACGCCCGCACCAACCCCGATCACATCCGCTACGCACTGAAGACGACCGTCGCGGCGATGTTCTGCTACCTGCTGTATTCGCAGCTCGACTGGTCGGGCATCCATACCTGCTTCATCACCTGCTATATGGTGTCGCTCGGCTCGACGGCCGAAACGGTCGAGAAGCTCACGCTGCGGATCGCCGGCTGCATCGTCGGCGCGCTGATCGGGACCGCGGCGCTCGTGTTCGTCGTGCCGGCGCTGTCGTCGATCGGCGAGCTGATGGCACTCGTGTTCGTCGGCGCGTGGCTGTCCGCGTGGGTCGCGTTCGGTTCGCCACGCATCGCGTACGCGGGCTTCCAGGTCGCGTTCGCGTTCTTCCTGTGCGTGATCCAGGGCGCGGGCCCCGGCTTCGACCTGACGCTCGCGCGCGATCGCACGATCGGCATCCTGCTCGGCAACATCGTCGTGTATCTCGTGTTCACGCGCATCTGGCCCGTCAGCATCGGCAAGCAGATCGACGTCGCGCTCACGGCGCTACTCGATCAATGGCGCCGTGTCGCGCTGATCGTTCAGCCGGCCGAACGCCGCACGCTCGCCGCCGAAGCCTTCGCGCGCCATGGCGCGATCGCGCAGGAGCTCGGCCTGATCCACTACGAGCCGTCGTGGGTGCGGCCGGCCGCCACGTGGCTCGCCACCCGGCGCCGCGCGCTCGCGGAACTCGGCGCGCTCGAGGGCCCGCTGTTCCTGCTCGCCGAGCGCGCGCCGGGCGACGCGGCGATCGATGCGCGGCTCGCGCGCGTGGTCGAACTGCTCGACGGCGAACCGGCCGCCCACACCGCTGCGCCGCCACCTTCGGCAGCCGCAGGCACGGCGCCGGCCGGCGCCCCGGCGGACTCCGCACACGACGCACTGCTGAATCTGATCGACACGCGGCTCGCGCAGATCGCCGACGCCGACCGTCAAGCCACCTCGAAGGAGCCTGCCCCTCATGTGCGTCCCTGA
- the mdtN gene encoding multidrug transporter subunit MdtN, translating into MKAAGTARPSTKGRAIALAIVALGIAALAYAYHRTTAYPSTDDASIDADVVHVASPVGGRIVQLAVHENQRVAKGDLLYEIDPVPYRLTVAQAQADLELARASLDTRRRSLIGERSNAAVAAEQVKRATQNHDLALRDVNRLAPLAAQGYVSAQQFDQAKVRQRDAAVSLAQAQEQQRSSAQTIGDDADAIATLHAREAALARAQHALDDTVVRAPHDGLVTGLTVLAGETLAPNQSIFTLIDASEWFAVGNFRETSLNRIAVGDCATVYSMIDRSRPLTGKVVGIGAGIADSDRINLPRALPIVQRSVNWVHVAQRFPVRVKLDEPDGKLVRVGASAIVEVRHGPACR; encoded by the coding sequence ATGAAGGCCGCCGGAACCGCCCGCCCCTCCACCAAAGGCCGCGCGATCGCGCTGGCGATCGTCGCGCTCGGCATCGCGGCGCTCGCGTACGCGTACCACCGCACGACCGCCTACCCGTCCACCGACGACGCATCGATCGACGCGGACGTCGTGCACGTCGCGTCGCCCGTCGGCGGGCGCATCGTGCAGCTCGCGGTGCACGAGAACCAGCGCGTCGCGAAAGGCGACCTGCTGTATGAAATCGATCCGGTGCCGTATCGGCTGACGGTCGCGCAGGCGCAGGCCGATCTCGAACTCGCGCGCGCGTCGCTCGACACGCGCCGCCGGTCACTGATCGGCGAGCGCTCGAACGCCGCAGTCGCCGCCGAGCAGGTCAAGCGCGCGACCCAGAATCACGATCTCGCGCTGCGCGACGTGAACCGGCTCGCACCGCTCGCCGCGCAGGGCTACGTCAGCGCGCAGCAGTTCGACCAGGCGAAGGTCCGGCAGCGCGACGCGGCCGTGTCGCTCGCGCAGGCGCAGGAACAGCAGCGGTCGTCCGCGCAGACGATCGGCGACGATGCCGACGCGATCGCGACGCTCCACGCACGCGAAGCCGCGCTCGCCCGCGCGCAGCACGCGCTCGACGATACGGTCGTGCGCGCGCCGCACGATGGGCTCGTGACGGGCCTGACCGTGCTCGCCGGCGAAACCCTCGCGCCGAACCAGTCGATCTTCACGTTGATCGACGCGAGCGAATGGTTCGCGGTCGGTAATTTCCGCGAGACGTCGCTGAATCGCATCGCGGTCGGCGACTGCGCGACCGTTTATTCGATGATCGACCGCAGCCGTCCGCTGACGGGCAAGGTCGTCGGCATCGGCGCGGGCATCGCGGACAGCGATCGCATCAACCTGCCGCGCGCGCTGCCGATCGTGCAGCGCTCGGTGAACTGGGTGCATGTCGCCCAGCGCTTCCCCGTGCGCGTGAAGCTCGACGAACCCGACGGCAAGCTCGTGCGCGTCGGCGCGAGCGCGATCGTCGAGGTCCGGCATGGCCCAGCCTGCCGCTGA
- a CDS encoding metallophosphoesterase translates to MRSFFVRFIAIGVLFHLYVGLRIIPDAFASPLARTIAALVLASFVVLIPVGMFSRRFDEGWAATLVGWTGSLVMGFFSSLLVLTFLRELVLLGVVVRRYLGHDAAWSGAASDTALVVVAGAVLVSAIGFVGARRTAAVKRVSIPVDGLPAALDGLKIVQLSDIHVGPTIKRPYIERIVRAVNALDADLVVVTGDVVDGSVKRLSEHTAPLGRMQSRHGSFLVTGNHEYYAGAHAWIDEFRRIGLTVLLNEHVLIEHDGARAVLAGVTDFTAGGFDPTHRSDPEGALAGAPRDVATKILLAHQPRSAEAASRAGYTVQLSGHTHGGQFLPWPPFVRLQQPVIGGLDRFGGMWLYTSRGTGYWGPPNRFGVPSEITLIRLTRGR, encoded by the coding sequence ATGCGAAGTTTCTTTGTCCGGTTCATTGCAATCGGCGTGCTGTTCCATTTGTATGTCGGGCTGCGGATCATTCCCGACGCATTCGCGTCGCCGCTCGCGCGCACGATTGCGGCGCTGGTGCTGGCGAGCTTCGTCGTGCTGATCCCGGTCGGGATGTTTTCGCGCCGCTTCGACGAAGGCTGGGCCGCGACGCTGGTCGGCTGGACCGGCTCGCTCGTGATGGGCTTCTTCTCGTCGCTGCTCGTGCTGACGTTCCTGCGCGAGCTGGTGCTGCTCGGCGTCGTCGTCAGGCGCTATCTGGGGCACGACGCCGCGTGGAGCGGCGCGGCATCCGACACGGCGCTCGTCGTGGTGGCGGGCGCGGTGCTGGTCAGCGCGATCGGGTTCGTCGGCGCGCGCCGCACGGCGGCGGTCAAGCGCGTGTCGATTCCGGTCGACGGGCTACCCGCCGCGCTCGACGGGCTGAAGATCGTGCAACTGTCCGACATTCACGTCGGGCCGACGATCAAGCGGCCTTACATCGAGCGGATCGTGCGGGCGGTCAATGCGCTCGATGCCGATCTCGTCGTCGTGACGGGCGACGTGGTCGACGGCTCGGTCAAGCGGCTGAGCGAACACACGGCGCCGCTCGGGCGCATGCAGTCGCGGCACGGCAGCTTCCTCGTGACGGGTAATCACGAGTACTACGCCGGCGCGCACGCGTGGATCGACGAATTCCGGCGGATCGGGTTGACGGTGCTGCTGAACGAGCATGTGCTGATCGAGCACGATGGCGCACGCGCGGTGCTCGCGGGCGTGACCGATTTCACGGCGGGCGGGTTCGATCCCACGCATCGCAGCGACCCCGAAGGGGCGTTGGCGGGCGCGCCGCGCGACGTCGCCACGAAGATCCTGCTCGCGCACCAGCCGCGCAGCGCGGAGGCGGCGAGTCGGGCCGGCTACACCGTGCAGCTGTCCGGGCATACGCACGGCGGCCAGTTCCTGCCGTGGCCGCCGTTCGTGCGCCTGCAGCAGCCCGTGATCGGCGGGCTGGACCGGTTCGGCGGGATGTGGCTCTATACCAGCCGCGGAACGGGCTACTGGGGGCCGCCGAACCGCTTCGGCGTGCCGTCCGAAATCACGCTGATCCGGTTGACGCGCGGCCGCTAG
- a CDS encoding malonic semialdehyde reductase: MTLSDSALDQLFLTARTHNAWQDKPVDDALLHRLIDLTKFGPTSANASPARFVFVKSPEAKARLKPALSEGNLAKTMAAPVTVIVGMDFAFHEHLPRLFPHADARSWFAGNDALIEATAFRNSSLQGAYLILAARALGLDAGPMSGFDAAKVDAEFFAGTAIRTNFLVNLGYGDPAGLFPRSPRFDFDDIARID; encoded by the coding sequence ATGACGCTCTCCGATTCCGCCCTCGACCAATTGTTCCTCACCGCGCGCACGCACAACGCATGGCAGGACAAACCCGTCGACGACGCGCTGCTGCACCGGCTGATCGACCTGACCAAATTCGGCCCGACGTCGGCGAACGCGAGCCCCGCGCGCTTCGTGTTCGTCAAGTCGCCCGAAGCGAAGGCGCGCCTGAAACCCGCACTGTCCGAAGGCAATCTCGCGAAGACGATGGCCGCGCCCGTCACCGTGATCGTCGGCATGGACTTCGCGTTCCACGAGCACCTGCCGCGCCTGTTCCCGCACGCCGACGCGCGCAGCTGGTTCGCCGGCAACGATGCGCTGATCGAAGCCACCGCATTCCGCAACTCGTCGCTGCAGGGCGCGTACCTGATCCTCGCCGCGCGCGCGCTCGGCCTCGACGCGGGCCCGATGTCGGGTTTCGACGCCGCGAAGGTCGACGCCGAATTCTTCGCAGGCACCGCGATCCGGACCAACTTCCTCGTGAATCTCGGCTATGGCGATCCGGCGGGCCTGTTCCCGCGCAGCCCGCGCTTCGATTTCGACGACATCGCGCGCATCGACTGA
- a CDS encoding alpha-ketoglutarate-dependent dioxygenase AlkB family protein, whose translation MSTPDLFADAPAPDVDWYPDWLAPADADRVLAALVDEVAWRQDTIRTPRGRIPLPRLTAWQGEPDAVYVYSGIRNVPEPWTPAVLDLKRAVEATCGARFNSVLLNRYRNGQDSLGWHADNEPELGEAPVIASVSLGAMRVFDLRHRATGVVHAYRLTHGSLLVMRGRTQAEWQHRVPKAPAVQGERVNLTFRRVISADASR comes from the coding sequence ATGTCGACACCCGATCTGTTCGCCGATGCCCCCGCGCCCGACGTGGACTGGTACCCGGACTGGCTCGCGCCGGCCGACGCCGATCGTGTGCTGGCCGCGCTGGTCGACGAGGTCGCGTGGCGGCAGGACACGATCCGCACGCCGCGCGGTCGCATCCCGTTGCCGCGGCTCACCGCGTGGCAGGGCGAGCCGGACGCCGTCTACGTGTATTCGGGGATCCGCAACGTGCCGGAGCCTTGGACGCCGGCCGTGCTCGACCTGAAGCGCGCGGTCGAGGCGACCTGCGGCGCGCGTTTCAACAGCGTGCTGCTCAATCGCTACCGGAACGGCCAGGACAGCCTCGGCTGGCATGCCGACAACGAGCCCGAGCTCGGCGAGGCGCCCGTGATCGCATCGGTGAGCCTCGGCGCGATGCGCGTGTTCGACCTGCGTCATCGCGCGACCGGCGTCGTGCATGCGTACCGGCTGACGCACGGCAGCCTGCTGGTGATGCGTGGCCGCACGCAGGCCGAGTGGCAGCACCGCGTGCCGAAGGCGCCCGCGGTGCAGGGCGAGCGCGTCAACCTGACGTTCCGGCGCGTGATATCCGCGGACGCGAGCCGGTAG
- a CDS encoding IclR family transcriptional regulator yields MSGAPKPPARPASAPRAAASDDADNDASKQGAGDDESSGGASSYLVPGLERGLRILAEFSAREPVLGAPELSKRIGIPRTTTFRLLQTLEALGFLERVNGDRYFRLGVGVLRLGFEYLNSLELTDLGTPVLERLRDATGLSTHLLIRDQRDVVFVAKAQSNTSMFGSVKVHVGTRLPAHATVHGHVLMGDLTRDALRQLYPEKRLEQFTERTPGSVDELYERVRHYARLGYAVSEAAFESGISAVTAPVRDHSGAIVAAITATVPRSEIGEAGEKERLVEAVCGAAVDLSQRLNYRPLESDPTFAHARHRVAMF; encoded by the coding sequence ATGAGCGGTGCACCGAAACCGCCGGCCAGGCCGGCAAGCGCGCCGCGCGCGGCAGCAAGCGACGACGCCGACAACGACGCGTCGAAGCAGGGCGCGGGCGACGACGAATCGTCCGGCGGCGCGTCGTCGTATCTGGTGCCGGGGCTCGAACGCGGGCTGCGGATCCTCGCCGAATTCTCCGCGCGCGAGCCGGTGCTCGGCGCGCCCGAGCTGTCGAAGCGCATCGGCATCCCGCGCACGACCACCTTCCGCCTGCTGCAGACGCTCGAAGCGCTCGGCTTTCTCGAACGCGTGAACGGCGATCGCTATTTCCGGCTCGGTGTCGGCGTGCTGCGGCTCGGCTTCGAATACCTGAATTCGCTCGAACTGACCGATCTCGGCACGCCCGTGCTCGAACGGCTGCGCGACGCGACGGGCCTGTCGACGCACCTGCTGATCCGTGACCAGCGCGATGTCGTGTTCGTCGCGAAGGCGCAGAGCAACACGTCGATGTTCGGTTCGGTGAAGGTGCACGTCGGCACGCGGCTGCCCGCGCACGCGACCGTGCACGGCCATGTGCTGATGGGCGACCTCACGCGCGACGCGCTGCGCCAGCTCTATCCGGAAAAGCGGCTCGAGCAGTTCACCGAGCGCACGCCCGGCAGTGTCGACGAACTGTACGAGCGCGTGCGCCACTACGCGCGGCTCGGCTACGCGGTCAGCGAGGCCGCGTTCGAAAGCGGCATCTCGGCCGTGACCGCGCCGGTGCGCGACCATTCGGGCGCGATCGTCGCGGCGATCACCGCGACGGTGCCGCGCTCGGAGATCGGCGAGGCCGGCGAGAAGGAACGGCTCGTCGAAGCAGTGTGCGGCGCGGCGGTCGACCTGTCGCAGCGCCTGAACTACCGGCCGCTCGAAAGCGACCCGACGTTCGCGCACGCCCGTCACCGGGTCGCGATGTTCTGA
- a CDS encoding porin, with the protein MVKHAVAAAVIGMGAVSGAWAQSSVMLYGSMDAGVAYVNNVGGHAKWAMIQGNTQPDRWGLKGKEDLGSGLSAIFQLENGFYTNNGQFATANTIWNRSAFVGLSSDRYGTLTLGRQTPLSFDYLDPLSTAYLAMSWYAFHPGNIDGLAATGNVPYNNSVKYRSPSFAGFSAAATMALGNTTNFSTGKSVGAALNYSNGSFRASAVYSNEHDRSILISQTGITSFQGQNTANGYIANKVENIGAGASYQFGDFLVHGLYTRTKMQSNGYSDTFQSYDAGVNYRNSAFNTIAGGAATTTLAGRRWTQVELGDIYSLSKRTQLYANVLYEHGSGGAKAAFFTAGTSSTANQVIVLTGIHHSF; encoded by the coding sequence ATGGTCAAGCATGCGGTAGCAGCAGCAGTCATCGGAATGGGCGCCGTGTCGGGCGCCTGGGCGCAGAGCAGCGTGATGCTCTACGGCAGCATGGATGCCGGCGTCGCCTACGTGAACAACGTCGGCGGCCATGCGAAGTGGGCGATGATCCAGGGCAATACCCAGCCCGACCGGTGGGGTCTGAAGGGCAAGGAAGACCTCGGCAGCGGCCTGTCGGCGATCTTCCAGCTCGAAAACGGCTTCTATACGAACAACGGCCAGTTCGCGACCGCGAACACCATCTGGAACCGCTCGGCGTTCGTCGGCCTCAGTTCGGACCGCTACGGCACGCTGACGCTCGGGCGCCAGACCCCGCTGAGCTTCGACTATCTCGATCCGCTCAGCACGGCCTACCTCGCGATGAGCTGGTATGCGTTCCACCCGGGCAACATCGACGGGCTCGCTGCGACCGGCAACGTGCCGTACAACAACTCGGTCAAGTACCGCTCGCCGAGCTTCGCCGGCTTCTCGGCCGCGGCGACGATGGCGCTCGGCAACACGACGAACTTCTCGACCGGCAAGTCGGTGGGCGCCGCGCTGAACTACTCGAACGGGTCGTTCAGGGCGTCGGCCGTCTACTCGAACGAACACGATCGCTCGATCCTGATCAGCCAGACGGGCATTACGTCGTTCCAGGGGCAGAACACCGCGAACGGCTACATCGCAAACAAGGTCGAGAACATCGGCGCGGGCGCGTCCTACCAGTTCGGCGACTTCCTCGTGCATGGCCTCTACACGCGCACGAAGATGCAGTCGAACGGGTATTCCGACACGTTCCAGAGCTACGACGCGGGCGTGAACTACCGCAACAGCGCGTTCAACACGATCGCGGGCGGCGCGGCGACCACGACGCTGGCCGGCCGCCGCTGGACCCAGGTCGAGCTCGGCGACATCTACTCGCTGTCCAAACGCACGCAGCTCTACGCGAACGTGTTGTACGAGCACGGGTCGGGCGGCGCGAAGGCCGCGTTCTTCACGGCCGGCACGTCGAGTACCGCGAACCAGGTGATCGTGCTGACCGGCATTCACCACTCGTTCTGA
- a CDS encoding non-heme iron oxygenase ferredoxin subunit, whose amino-acid sequence MSEQWICAGHAGALSEDTPIEFKRTDGVEIGIYRVGDEVYALENVCPHAYALLTQGFVDEGTVECPLHEAVFDIKTGECLKGPGGRALKQYAVRLAGEEIQIKVE is encoded by the coding sequence ATGTCTGAACAATGGATTTGCGCCGGGCACGCCGGCGCGCTGTCGGAAGACACGCCGATCGAGTTCAAGCGGACCGACGGCGTTGAAATCGGGATCTACCGCGTCGGCGACGAGGTGTATGCGCTCGAGAACGTGTGCCCGCATGCGTACGCGCTGCTGACGCAGGGGTTCGTCGACGAAGGCACCGTCGAATGCCCGCTGCACGAGGCCGTGTTCGACATCAAGACGGGCGAATGCCTGAAGGGCCCGGGCGGGCGCGCGCTGAAGCAGTACGCGGTGCGCCTTGCCGGCGAGGAAATCCAGATCAAGGTGGAATGA
- a CDS encoding recombinase-like helix-turn-helix domain-containing protein, producing MKEATVNFNPFLKPWVAPQPNNVAGKGQIEIPGQVENRVWQNRKAEPTQYENDLGDALERVFESGATELDDVVAGLNRIGFRAPDGTAWTAERFRAEMASLAE from the coding sequence ATGAAAGAAGCGACCGTCAACTTCAATCCCTTCCTGAAGCCGTGGGTGGCGCCGCAGCCGAACAACGTCGCCGGCAAGGGGCAGATCGAGATCCCGGGGCAGGTCGAGAACCGTGTCTGGCAGAACCGCAAGGCGGAGCCGACCCAGTACGAGAACGACCTCGGCGATGCGCTCGAACGCGTGTTCGAGAGCGGCGCGACCGAGCTGGACGATGTCGTCGCGGGCCTGAACCGCATCGGCTTCCGCGCGCCGGACGGCACGGCGTGGACGGCCGAGCGCTTCCGCGCCGAAATGGCCTCGCTGGCGGAATGA